From a region of the Acinetobacter calcoaceticus genome:
- the benE gene encoding benzoate/H(+) symporter BenE gives MATLLKILKNDWSISATVAGFLAVLISYSGPLIIFFQAAQRAHVSTDMMVSWIWGISIGAAVSGIYLSIKYKTPVITAWSAPGTALLVTLFPHISLNEAVAAYITSAIVIFLIGVTGYFDKLLKWIPQDVAAGMMAGILFQFGIGLFTASDSMPFIVFSMLIVFLIAKRLMPRYTMIWVLGAGVLLSLILGKMNPVDVSFSLAIPQWISPEWTWDSTLNLALPLILVSLTGQFLPGMAIMKLSGYDTPAKPIISVTSIASLAVACVGGITIVLASITAALCMGKDAHELKEKRYIAGIANGIFYILGGLFAGSIVMLFSLLPKELVAALAGLALLGAIATNISVAMRNDSQRDAALITFLATASGMHFLGLSSVFWGIFIGVIAHFILTPRSAPATN, from the coding sequence TCGATATCAGCAACAGTTGCTGGCTTTCTTGCGGTTTTAATTTCTTACTCTGGCCCACTGATTATTTTCTTTCAAGCTGCTCAGCGAGCCCATGTTTCTACCGATATGATGGTGTCATGGATTTGGGGAATTTCAATTGGTGCCGCCGTTTCAGGCATTTATCTTTCAATTAAATATAAAACGCCTGTCATTACCGCATGGTCTGCACCGGGTACTGCCCTGTTAGTTACTCTATTTCCGCATATCTCATTGAATGAAGCAGTAGCCGCCTATATTACTTCTGCGATTGTTATTTTTTTAATTGGCGTTACAGGTTACTTCGACAAATTACTCAAATGGATTCCGCAAGATGTCGCTGCCGGCATGATGGCAGGTATCCTTTTTCAATTTGGTATTGGCCTATTTACCGCATCTGATAGCATGCCTTTTATTGTCTTTAGCATGCTCATTGTGTTTTTAATTGCTAAACGTTTAATGCCCCGCTACACCATGATTTGGGTGTTAGGGGCCGGAGTTTTATTAAGCCTCATTTTAGGCAAAATGAATCCGGTTGATGTGAGTTTTAGTCTAGCTATCCCGCAGTGGATTAGCCCAGAATGGACGTGGGATTCAACACTTAACCTTGCCCTTCCTCTGATTCTAGTCAGCTTAACTGGTCAATTTTTACCGGGTATGGCGATTATGAAGCTCAGCGGTTACGATACGCCAGCCAAACCGATTATTAGTGTTACCAGCATTGCCTCTTTAGCGGTTGCCTGCGTGGGCGGTATTACCATTGTACTTGCCTCAATTACCGCTGCTTTATGTATGGGCAAAGACGCTCATGAACTTAAAGAAAAACGGTATATCGCAGGCATTGCCAACGGAATTTTTTATATTTTAGGTGGCTTATTTGCTGGCAGTATTGTCATGCTATTTAGCTTACTTCCTAAAGAGTTGGTTGCAGCACTTGCAGGTTTAGCTTTGCTTGGTGCAATTGCGACCAATATTTCTGTTGCCATGAGAAATGACAGCCAACGTGATGCTGCACTCATTACCTTTCTAGCTACAGCTTCGGGCATGCATTTTCTCGGATTAAGCTCGGTTTTTTGGGGCATTTTTATTGGTGTCATTGCTCATTTCATTCTTACGCCACGATCAGCTCCAGCCACAAATTAA